The Flavobacterium johnsoniae UW101 genomic interval CCAAAAAAGGAAAAGGCGGTGGTTACTATTTAATTAAAGATCCGAAAGATATTAGTATGGCTAAAGTGTATCGTATTTTAGAAGGTCCAATTGCGCTGCTTCCATGTGCAAGTCATAATTTCTACGAAAAATGCGACGACTGCGATGACGAATCTACTTGTGCTGCAAGACGGTTAATGACAGAAGTTCGTGATAATACACTCAAAATATTAGAAAGTAATTCTTTAGCAGATATTGCGTTCTAAGAATTAGTTAATCCATAATAAAAAAGACCATTTCTAAATTCGAAATGGTCTTTTTTATTTTTTAAGAAATTTTAGTTTTAAAAAATCAATTTATATCCGGCCATAAAAAGCATTAAGGCTATGGCATTTCTTAGAAACTGATCTGGAACTTTTCCGCTCAGCATACTTCCCATATATATTCCGGGAAGCGATCCCATTAATAATTGTCCCAAAAGGGCTAAATCTAAATTTCCCATAGACGCATGGCCAAGTCCTGCAACTAGTGTTAAAGGAACAGCATGTGCAATCTCAGTTCCTACTAAACGAGGAGTTGGCAGTAATGGATAAAGGAAAAATAAAGTTACAGTTCCTAAAGCTCCTGCTCCAATAGAAGTTAGGGTTACGGTTGCGCCTAGTAAAACTCCAATTGCAATCGTGAGCATATTTTGTGTAGTGCTTTCACTGTGAAATTTATCTCCGGCATGTTTTTGAGAATATTTTAAAATTTTATTTTTAAATATAATGGCGACTGAGGTAAACAATAAAGCCCAGCCTAAACTATATTTAATAACACGATTTATTGTTTCAATATCAGTTTTAATACTGTTTAAAATCCATAAAGTAACTAAAGCTGCTGGAACGCTGCCAAGAGTAAGCCAGCCTGTAATTTTCCAGTTTATGTTTCCTTTTTTATTGTGAACAAAAACGCCTCCTGCTTTAGTAAATGCGGCATATAATAAATCAGTTCCTACAGCGGTTGTTGGCGGAAT includes:
- a CDS encoding sulfite exporter TauE/SafE family protein; the protein is MDFQIGLVIAGLAVGFIVGLTGVGGGSLMTPILLYFNIPPTTAVGTDLLYAAFTKAGGVFVHNKKGNINWKITGWLTLGSVPAALVTLWILNSIKTDIETINRVIKYSLGWALLFTSVAIIFKNKILKYSQKHAGDKFHSESTTQNMLTIAIGVLLGATVTLTSIGAGALGTVTLFFLYPLLPTPRLVGTEIAHAVPLTLVAGLGHASMGNLDLALLGQLLMGSLPGIYMGSMLSGKVPDQFLRNAIALMLFMAGYKLIF
- a CDS encoding RrF2 family transcriptional regulator produces the protein MLSKKTKYGIKALTYLARRENNEPVQIAEIAKSEHISIKFLESILLLLRNSGFLGAKKGKGGGYYLIKDPKDISMAKVYRILEGPIALLPCASHNFYEKCDDCDDESTCAARRLMTEVRDNTLKILESNSLADIAF